The genomic stretch CGAACAGCAGGATATCCTGAATGACCTCAGCTCCAATACCACCTTCGGTTGGTACATAGACCTCGATCGGCTGAACGAGGAGGGCGTACACGGTGGCGAAAAGGTGCTGGCTTCTCCCCTGATTTTCAACAAAGTGGCCTATTACACAACCTACATGGCTACCGCCTCTTCGGCGCTGTCCACCGACCCCTGTGTGGTGGGTAACCTGGGTATCTCACGCCTTTATGCGGTGGACTACAAAACGGGCGAGGCGGTGTTGAACTTTTATCCCTACAATGACGTGAATGACCCGACCACGGTCTCCAATGAGCGGGCCCTCAACGAGGTCGACGAAGTGCTGCGCAAAGAGGACCGTTCCCTCGAACTCGGCGTCGGCATCCCCTCCGGTCTGGTCGTGGTCATGCCGCCGAGCGGCGACGCGACACTGCTCATCGGCTGCGGCGGTGGTCTCTGTAGCGAAGATCCCGTTTCGGGCGGCACCATATTTCAGATTTACTGGAAGGAGTGGTAATTGAAAAACTGCAATGCAATTTCATGGCATATCGGCTGTCTTCTGGTTTTTTTCCTGTTGGGTGGCTGTGATTCGGGAGGGACGCGCGCCGTTGCCCCCGAGACTTCTTCGCAGGCTTCCAGTCAGGCAGCCGATACCGGCGAGGAGGGTGCCGCGGGTGGGAGCGAGCGCGGTCAACTGACGATGCGGCTCCTGCCCGAGTCGCCTACCGTGAACGACAGTATCGAGGCCGTGGTGCAAGGGGCTGCGGGCACGCTGACGTTTACCTGGGAACGAAATGGCGAGCTGCTTGAGGCCGCGGGTGCGGTGCTGCCCGCACACAGTGCCGCCAAAGGTGATGTGGTTCGTCTGACGGTGCAGAACATGTCTCAGGAGGTCTCTGCCGAAGTGACTATCGGGAACGCACCACCGGCTATCATCGCTGTTCCCTTCACGAACCCGGATATCTTCAGGGGCGTCGATATTGAGCTCAATCCTGAGGGGGTTGACCCGGACGGTGATTCCGTCACGTATTCCTACCAGTGGTACCTCAATGGCGAGCCTCTTTCTTTTCAGGATGGCCCGGTTCTGCCCGGT from Desulfuromonas sp. KJ2020 encodes the following:
- a CDS encoding Ig domain-containing protein, whose translation is MKNCNAISWHIGCLLVFFLLGGCDSGGTRAVAPETSSQASSQAADTGEEGAAGGSERGQLTMRLLPESPTVNDSIEAVVQGAAGTLTFTWERNGELLEAAGAVLPAHSAAKGDVVRLTVQNMSQEVSAEVTIGNAPPAIIAVPFTNPDIFRGVDIELNPEGVDPDGDSVTYSYQWYLNGEPLSFQDGPVLPGDQFQRGDVVRAEVIPFDGEAEGRAFESTELTIPNGPPRIVSDPPGDFSGMRYVYPVEAYDPDDDPFRYALEEGPAGAVIDEETGVLTWDVTGAQEGTSRFLIVVEDEEGRRSSQEYDLNLEFSR